In Meiothermus sp. QL-1, the sequence CCAGAATCTGGTGGTGGACGAGGCGCGGATGCGGGCCAACCTGAAGGCCTCCAAAGGGCTTCTGCTGGCCGAGGCTTTGCAGTTTGCCCTGGCCCCCCACCTGGGGATGGAACGGGCCAAATCCCTCGTGCGCCAGGCCGCACAGGAGGTAAAGGCAGGCGAGGTTCACCTGGTGGAGGCCGTGCGGGCCCGGGTAGATGCCCCGGTGGCCTGGGCGGCTTTTCGGGAAGAGGACTACCTGGGCGCCGGGCCGCAGTTTGCCCAGGCGGTGCTGGCCTGGGCCCAGGCTTTGCTGGGGGAGGAAACTTGAAACGCGTTCCACAGATTACCGCTGAGGAGGCCGCCGCCATGGTCAAGGACGGCGACGTGCTGTTGGTGGGCGGTTTTGGCATGACCGGCAACCCGGTGCACCTTTTGCACGCGCTGGCCGAGCGCCCGGTGAAGAACCTGACCTACGTGGGCAACAACGTGGGCGAGGCCGGGCTGGGCGGGGGGCGGCTGTTGCGCAACGGGCAGATTAAAAAGGCCATCGGCTCCTACTTCACCTCCAACCCCGAGGCGGTGGAGGCGGCGCTAAGGGGGGAGCTCGAGGTCGAGCTTTTGCCCCAGGGCTCGCTGGCCGAGGCCCTGCGGGCCGGAGGGGCCGGGCTGGGGGGGTTCTACACCCCTACCGCCGCCGGCACCCTGCTGGCCAAAGGGCGCGAGACCCGCGTGATCGGGGGCAAGGAGTACGTGCTGGTAGAGCCCATCCGCGGCAATGTGGCCTTCATTCGGGCCTGGAAGGCCGATACCGCGGGGAACCTGGTCTACCGCATGACCGAGCAGAACTTCAACAAGGCCATGGCCACCGCCGCCGACCTGGTGATTGCCGAGGTGGAGCAGATTGTGCCGGTGGGCGAGCTCGACCCCAACCACATCCACACCCCGGGCTGCTACGTGGACTACCTGGTGGAGGCCAGGATGACGCCGGAGTTCCTGGGCTCCTCGGCCTCGGTGGAGGCCAGGAAGGTAGACCCTAAGCGGCTGGCCATGGCCCAAAGGGCCCTGCGGGAGCTAAAGCCAGGCGATGTGGTCAACCTGGGCATCGGCATCCCCACCCTGGTGGCCGACCTGATCACCCCTGAGATGGGCATCATCCTCCACACCGAGAACGGGATGCTGGGGGTGGGGCCTTCCCCCAAGACCGGCGGGGCCATGGACTACCCCGTCAACGCCGGGAAGATTCCCGTCACCGCCCTGCCGGGGGCCAGCTACTTCGACAGCGCCGACTCCTTCGCCATGATTCGCGGGGGGCATGTGGACGTGGCCATCATGGGCGGCCTGCAGGTGGACGAGGAGGCCAATCTGGCCAACTGGGCCATACCGGGCAAGCCCCTTCTGGGGGTGGGCGGGGCCATGGACCTGGCCAGCGGGGCCCGCCGGCTCATCATCACCATGACCCACACCAACCCCGACGGCTCGTCCAAGATTGTTCCGCGCTGTGACCTGCCCCTTACCGCGAGGAAAGCGGTGGACCTGGTGATTACCGAGCTGGCGGTCTTCGGCTACCCCGAGGGCCGGCTCACCCTGCTGGAGCTGATGCCGGGGGCCAGCCTGGAGGAGGTGCGGGCCAAAACGGCAGCGCGCTTCGTGGAGGCGCTGTAGGGACGGTCCCCTTTGGGGTGCTAAGATAGCGGTATGCGCGAGGTCTACGTGGTGGCGGCGGTGCGCACCCCGATTGGCCGCTTTGGGGGGGCTTTGAGGGATTTTTCTCCGGTGGAGCTGGGCGCCCACGTGATGCGGGGGGCGCTCGAGCAGGCCGGGGTGGAGGGGGCCGCGCTGGATCTGGTCGTGTTCGGCCAGGTCTTACGGGCCGGGCACGGGCAGCTACCCCCAAGGCAGGCCGCCCTCCGGGCTGGAATCCCCAACACCGTGGACGCCTACGCGGTGGATATGGTCTGCGCCTCGGGGCTGCAGGCGGTGGCCAACGGGGCGCTGGCCATCCGTGGGGGGGATGCCGAGCTGGTCCTGGTGGGGGGTATGGAGTCCATGAGCCAGGCTGGGTTTTACCTTTCGGCCCGGGCCCGCTGGGGCTACCGGTACCTGGCCGGGGCCCCTGAGCCCCTCCAGGATATCCTCCAGCGCGACGGGCTTTCCGACCCCTTCAGCGGCGAGGCCATGGGGGAGCAGAGCGAGCGACTGGCCGCTGAGTTTGGTGTGACCCGCACCGAGCTGGACGAGGTGGCCCTGGCCTCCCA encodes:
- a CDS encoding 3-oxoacid CoA-transferase, whose amino-acid sequence is MKRVPQITAEEAAAMVKDGDVLLVGGFGMTGNPVHLLHALAERPVKNLTYVGNNVGEAGLGGGRLLRNGQIKKAIGSYFTSNPEAVEAALRGELEVELLPQGSLAEALRAGGAGLGGFYTPTAAGTLLAKGRETRVIGGKEYVLVEPIRGNVAFIRAWKADTAGNLVYRMTEQNFNKAMATAADLVIAEVEQIVPVGELDPNHIHTPGCYVDYLVEARMTPEFLGSSASVEARKVDPKRLAMAQRALRELKPGDVVNLGIGIPTLVADLITPEMGIILHTENGMLGVGPSPKTGGAMDYPVNAGKIPVTALPGASYFDSADSFAMIRGGHVDVAIMGGLQVDEEANLANWAIPGKPLLGVGGAMDLASGARRLIITMTHTNPDGSSKIVPRCDLPLTARKAVDLVITELAVFGYPEGRLTLLELMPGASLEEVRAKTAARFVEAL